A single region of the Alosa alosa isolate M-15738 ecotype Scorff River chromosome 6, AALO_Geno_1.1, whole genome shotgun sequence genome encodes:
- the LOC125296549 gene encoding olfactomedin-4-like, producing the protein MSLLDYMWRTVGVLFILLMKSASATDCSCELTNAEKPFPKDKLMNIEKSAVECNQKIQSAKMSDEAALLLGLRQRLLQLQEDVSALEREDDGGLYGAVSLRILELELAEVLQLINKLNRTHNTHQSLSRKVNATMLQVQTELKQLEKFDHMQIAQTLKENKRLKRSLAQCQEELLATPPPPPTTPTTCPQGRPVRVEGPRTYTVTQYGTSYTYGSWGRDPRPTAGKESWYWLIPLTSSNVYANYVRQYTSLSALIAGVSPKDVAIASGNPTTNTIQGPNVVMYGDALYYGCYNNPSVCRFNLTSRVVTTASLPQNSGINNKFPFCHLEACYVYTDLDFVTDESGVWVAYTSAENYGNVIISKVEPGDVPTLGRTMKTSLHKRTATNTFMVCGVLYATRYVNKETEEIFYSFDTKSGMESYNLSIRFKKMHTNIQSLNYNPSDHKLYVYSDAYAITYDIIFELN; encoded by the exons ATGTCTTTACTGGACTATATGTGGAGGACAGTTGGGGTTTTGTTCATCCTCCTCATGAAG AGTGCGAGTGCCACTGACTGCTCTTGTGAGCTGACTAACGCTGAGAAACCCTTCCCTAAAGATAAACTGATGAATATTGAGAAATCTGCTGTGGAATGCAATCAGAAAATCCAGTCTGCAAAG ATGTCAGATGAAGCTGCCTTGCTTCTGGGCTTGCGCCAGCGTCTGCTGCAGCTGCAGGAGGACGTGTCCGCACTGGAGCGTGAGGATGACGGTGGCTTGTATGGAGCCGTGTCTCTACGGATTCTAGAGCTCGAGCTGGCCGAGGTCTTGCAGCTCATCAACAAACTCAACagaacacacaacacgcacCAAAGTCTCAGCAGAAAAGTCAATGCAACT atgCTTCAGGTACAAACTGAGCTGAAGCAGCTGGAGAAATTTGACCACATGCAAATTGCTCAGACACTGAAGGAGAATAAACGTCTGAAGAGAAGTCTGGCCCAGTGTCAGGAGGAGCTTCTGgccacaccaccacctcctccaactACCCCAA CAACCTGCCCTCAGGGTCGCCCTGTGAGGGTGGAAGGTCCCAGAACGTACACAGTCACCCAGTATGGTACCTCTTATACCTACGGATCCTGGGGCCGAGACCCACGGCCTACAGCCGGAAAGGAGAGTTGGTACTGGCTGATACCACTGACGAGCAGTAACGTCTACGCTAACTATGTCCGTCAGTACACCAGCCTCAGTGCTCTGATTGCAGGGGTAAGTCCGAAGGACGTCGCGATTGCTTCTGGCAaccccaccaccaacaccatccAAGGCCCCAATGTGGTGATGTATGGGGATGCGCTGTACTACGGCTGCTACAATAACCCCTCTGTCTGCCGTTTCAACTTGACATCACGAGTGGTCACCACGGCGTCCCTCCCCCAAAATTCTGGGATCAACAACAAGTTCCCCTTCTGCCACCTGGAGGCTTGCTACGTCTACACAGACTTAGACTTTGTCACAGATGAGTCCGGTGTGTGGGTAGCCTACACCTCGGCAGAGAACTACGGCAATGTGATAATCAGTAAAGTGGAGCCTGGTGATGTCCCAACGCTTGGCCGCACGATGAAGACCTCCCTTCACAAGCGCACGGCCACCAACACCTTCATGGTGTGTGGTGTTCTCTACGCCACACGGTATGTTAacaaggagacagaggagatcTTTTACTCCTTTGATACAAAGAGTGGCATGGAGAGCTACAATTTGAGCATCCGCTTTAAGAAGATGCACACTAACATACAGTCCCTCAACTATAACCCTTCTGACCACAAGTTGTATGTTTATAGCGATGCATATGCCATCACATACGACATTATttttgaattaaattaa